A single window of Pseudomonadota bacterium DNA harbors:
- a CDS encoding glycosyltransferase encodes MMPGEPQPVCTVIICTMAVAERADSLGRAIASVLGQNDTPISVLVVVNGDRYDEKLVADLKRRKDIDVLQIAARSLSDAIAAGRSAVKSPYFGFLDDDDEYLPQAIDLRLAELERHPDAGVLVTNGYRCRENFRETVMSHLNLVTEDPLTAIFREPWLASCSGLYRAAVAREELFEKVARYAEWTWLGFVLARAGIEVRTLDRPTFCIYETPKSESKSDEYLDAQISIFNRMLALAPTGEVRRILKNRIRDTWHHRADVALGRGQLASAWRFHLSSLLALGGWRYALFTRYLIPGWPKKS; translated from the coding sequence GTGATGCCCGGTGAGCCGCAACCGGTTTGCACTGTCATTATTTGCACTATGGCGGTTGCCGAGCGCGCCGATTCGCTCGGCAGAGCAATTGCAAGCGTACTCGGGCAGAACGATACGCCCATTTCGGTGCTGGTTGTCGTAAATGGAGATCGCTACGACGAGAAGCTGGTTGCAGACCTCAAGCGCAGGAAAGATATCGACGTTCTGCAGATCGCGGCGAGGTCATTGAGCGACGCGATTGCCGCTGGCAGAAGTGCGGTGAAGAGCCCGTATTTTGGATTCCTCGATGACGACGACGAGTATCTTCCGCAAGCAATAGATCTGCGCTTGGCCGAACTGGAGAGACATCCGGATGCGGGCGTTCTCGTAACGAACGGCTATCGTTGCCGCGAAAATTTCCGCGAAACCGTGATGAGCCATCTGAACCTCGTCACGGAGGACCCTCTCACTGCGATATTCCGGGAACCATGGCTGGCCTCATGTAGCGGCTTGTACCGCGCTGCCGTGGCACGTGAGGAGCTATTTGAAAAGGTCGCTCGTTACGCTGAGTGGACATGGTTGGGATTTGTCCTGGCGAGGGCTGGAATCGAGGTCAGAACCCTGGACCGGCCAACTTTCTGCATTTACGAGACGCCCAAATCCGAATCGAAATCGGATGAGTATTTGGATGCCCAGATTTCGATTTTCAATCGCATGTTGGCCCTCGCGCCGACCGGGGAGGTCCGGCGGATACTGAAAAACCGAATAAGAGATACATGGCATCACCGCGCGGACGTTGCATTGGGACGTGGCCAGCTGGCATCCGCGTGGCGCTTCCATTTATCTAGTCTCCTCGCGCTGGGCGGGTGGCGATACGCGCTTTTTACCCGCTACTTGATTCCGGGGTGGCCGAAAAAGTCATGA
- a CDS encoding polysaccharide pyruvyl transferase family protein, with protein sequence MSRLEDESTRLETLLTLHRQREWHFVRPGGNLGDQLIYAGAEALAGRLGLRCRHFDAENFVPTSIGSGAAVYLHGGGGLNQWGSGRALKNFVAALSIPDALVVQGPQTCETETPVVAERLRVALAESRAREVHLYVREQASVDYLKDFPTPNVHLHLDHDTALQLRQEDLLRMGGLTRPPSPRYVLLVNRRDDEAPQNAARRYRGVVEMDPAYYCASLGHWIRVHAFASRIFTNRLHSAIGGALLGVPVTMTGGNYHKNRSVWEYSLRERGVEWLASFENELVVDNSPPLLPKWLARSWKVQRLMMRLRGVPA encoded by the coding sequence ATGTCCAGATTGGAAGATGAATCAACGCGCCTCGAAACTCTGCTGACCCTGCATCGCCAGCGCGAATGGCATTTCGTGCGCCCCGGAGGCAATCTGGGGGACCAACTGATTTACGCGGGCGCCGAGGCTTTGGCTGGGCGGCTCGGTTTGCGCTGCCGTCATTTTGATGCCGAGAACTTCGTTCCGACCAGTATTGGCTCCGGTGCGGCCGTCTACCTGCACGGCGGCGGCGGTCTGAATCAATGGGGTAGCGGACGTGCACTCAAGAATTTCGTCGCCGCCTTGAGCATCCCTGATGCATTGGTGGTGCAGGGGCCGCAGACATGCGAGACCGAAACGCCGGTGGTGGCTGAACGATTGCGTGTGGCCCTGGCGGAATCGCGTGCGCGCGAGGTGCATCTGTATGTGAGGGAGCAGGCCAGTGTCGACTACCTTAAGGATTTCCCGACCCCGAATGTTCATTTGCATCTTGACCACGACACAGCGCTGCAATTGAGGCAGGAGGATTTGCTGCGCATGGGCGGACTCACGCGCCCCCCGAGTCCGCGTTATGTGCTTCTGGTCAATCGTCGCGACGACGAGGCGCCGCAGAACGCCGCCAGACGATATCGGGGGGTGGTGGAGATGGACCCTGCCTACTACTGCGCGTCGCTGGGCCATTGGATACGTGTTCACGCCTTTGCGTCGCGAATATTCACCAATCGCCTCCATTCCGCGATTGGCGGAGCCCTGCTGGGCGTGCCGGTGACGATGACCGGTGGCAACTATCACAAGAATAGAAGTGTGTGGGAGTACAGCCTGCGCGAGCGCGGGGTGGAGTGGCTTGCATCCTTCGAAAATGAACTCGTGGTCGATAACTCACCGCCGCTATTGCCCAAGTGGCTCGCGCGCAGCTGGAAGGTGCAGCGCCTGATGATGCGTCTGCGCGGAGTGCCTGCGTGA
- a CDS encoding SCO family protein: MSIQAPREANANGAAVPRNQFTLVALILLCGLPFVGAWLLLSYPQLRPQGHSQHGTLYEPVVPLAATEFVDLKGQRFGLEALQGKWTLAWLGTTPCDARCDVPLGTLQRVRRALSEDANKAQVVGVLTVPPADAAWRARMEDDTLTRIIAGPEQALQALVGQMRPGTEIEAARAAYFLIDPRGNLVLSYAPNVEYKDILADLRHVIRYVNMH, translated from the coding sequence ATGAGCATCCAGGCGCCGCGCGAAGCAAATGCCAATGGCGCGGCAGTGCCGCGCAATCAATTCACCCTGGTGGCCTTAATCCTGCTGTGCGGGCTGCCTTTCGTCGGCGCCTGGCTGTTGCTGAGCTATCCGCAACTGCGGCCGCAGGGACATTCCCAGCACGGCACACTGTACGAGCCGGTCGTGCCGCTCGCGGCCACCGAGTTCGTCGATTTGAAAGGACAGCGTTTCGGGCTCGAGGCGCTGCAGGGCAAGTGGACGCTGGCATGGCTGGGAACCACGCCGTGTGACGCGCGCTGCGACGTGCCGTTAGGTACCTTGCAGCGCGTACGCCGCGCCTTGAGCGAAGACGCCAACAAGGCGCAGGTGGTGGGAGTGCTGACCGTTCCGCCCGCCGATGCAGCATGGCGGGCGCGCATGGAAGACGACACGCTCACGCGCATCATCGCCGGTCCGGAGCAGGCGCTGCAGGCGCTGGTCGGGCAAATGCGCCCCGGCACCGAGATTGAAGCCGCACGAGCCGCTTACTTTCTCATCGATCCCCGCGGCAACCTGGTGCTGAGTTACGCGCCGAACGTCGAATACAAGGATATCCTCGCCGATCTCCGGCACGTCATTCGTTACGTCAATATGCATTGA
- a CDS encoding SURF1 family protein: MPPGPAARRPPLVLGILSAIAVLVCARLGVWQLERADDKQRLHAQMAERMEAQAFELLPGFTYRDELRFRPVVVRGRFVAGAQVLLDNRVHDGRAGAAVYAPFAVAGEPRRLLVERGWVPWSQDHARLAEAPLPEGELQLRGFLDQPPVRSAFLGEAPEAAMVGPLWPYLDWQRLAAKAGPLMDGVVLREDAAADGALLRFRPALEEKRGMHLGYAVQWFSFAGIVALVALRLWWSGRRRTTLMMETGKP; the protein is encoded by the coding sequence ATGCCGCCGGGCCCCGCAGCGCGTCGCCCGCCGCTGGTGCTCGGTATCCTGAGTGCAATTGCGGTGCTGGTGTGCGCGCGCCTCGGGGTCTGGCAACTCGAGCGCGCCGACGACAAGCAGCGACTGCACGCCCAGATGGCGGAGCGCATGGAGGCGCAGGCCTTCGAACTCTTGCCGGGCTTTACCTATCGCGACGAATTGCGCTTTCGGCCGGTGGTGGTGCGCGGACGCTTCGTGGCGGGCGCGCAGGTACTGCTCGACAACCGCGTGCATGATGGCCGTGCCGGGGCTGCGGTATATGCGCCGTTCGCGGTGGCCGGCGAGCCGCGGCGCCTGCTGGTCGAGCGCGGTTGGGTGCCGTGGTCGCAGGATCACGCGCGGCTGGCCGAGGCGCCGTTACCCGAGGGTGAACTGCAACTGCGCGGCTTTCTCGACCAGCCGCCGGTGCGCAGCGCGTTCCTCGGTGAGGCCCCCGAAGCCGCCATGGTTGGCCCGCTCTGGCCTTATCTCGACTGGCAACGGCTCGCCGCCAAGGCCGGGCCGCTGATGGATGGCGTGGTGTTGCGCGAAGACGCGGCGGCGGATGGCGCTTTGTTGCGCTTCCGGCCAGCCCTCGAGGAAAAGCGCGGCATGCACCTAGGCTACGCGGTGCAGTGGTTTTCGTTTGCCGGCATCGTTGCGCTGGTCGCGCTGCGCTTGTGGTGGAGCGGCCGTCGCCGAACGACCCTGATGATGGAGACAGGCAAGCCATGA
- a CDS encoding DUF2909 domain-containing protein produces the protein MGIVFKLPAIVLMLLTAGVLLEALYFLSRDHGDKDKTRVARALSIRVSLALILFVMLIAGAFLGLIQPHGL, from the coding sequence ATGGGGATCGTATTCAAACTGCCGGCCATCGTGCTCATGCTGCTGACCGCCGGCGTGCTGCTCGAGGCGCTGTATTTCCTGTCGCGCGATCACGGCGACAAGGACAAGACCCGCGTCGCGCGTGCCTTGTCGATTCGCGTCAGCCTCGCGCTGATCCTGTTCGTAATGTTGATCGCCGGCGCATTCCTGGGCCTGATTCAACCGCACGGGCTATAG
- a CDS encoding cytochrome c oxidase subunit 3, whose amino-acid sequence MSEQVSKYYLPEPSPWPILMTLALFSLLLGTALTINGLWPGMVFVILGLALFAYLMFAWFGDIVRENSEGLYNDAVDSSFRQGMVWFIASEFFFFLAFFASLYYLRNVAADWLTGNGYLAGTNELLYNQFFAEWPRTAPGLKDEFTPMSAWGVPAINTVILLTSGATITWAHWGLKTENRALLIRGLALTIALGLIFVVMQAMEYQEAYTHLHLTLKSGVYGSTFFMLTGFHGLHVTVGSIMLAAVLGRSLKGHFTPQNHFAFEAVAWYWHFVDVVWLGLFIFVYIM is encoded by the coding sequence ATGTCTGAGCAAGTCTCGAAATACTACCTGCCTGAGCCGAGCCCGTGGCCGATCCTCATGACGCTGGCCTTGTTCAGCCTGTTGCTCGGTACGGCGCTGACCATCAATGGACTGTGGCCGGGCATGGTGTTCGTGATCCTGGGGTTGGCCTTGTTCGCCTACCTCATGTTCGCCTGGTTCGGCGACATCGTGCGAGAGAACTCCGAGGGCTTGTACAACGATGCCGTCGACAGTTCGTTTCGCCAGGGCATGGTGTGGTTCATCGCCTCGGAATTCTTCTTCTTCCTGGCGTTCTTTGCCTCGCTCTATTACTTGCGCAACGTCGCCGCCGACTGGTTGACGGGCAATGGCTACCTGGCGGGCACCAACGAGCTGCTCTACAACCAGTTCTTCGCTGAATGGCCGCGCACCGCGCCGGGTTTGAAGGACGAGTTCACGCCGATGTCGGCATGGGGCGTGCCGGCCATCAATACCGTCATCCTGCTGACCAGCGGCGCCACCATCACCTGGGCCCACTGGGGACTGAAGACCGAGAACCGCGCCCTGCTGATCCGCGGCCTGGCGCTGACCATCGCGCTCGGTCTGATCTTCGTGGTGATGCAGGCGATGGAATACCAGGAGGCTTACACCCATCTGCATCTCACCCTGAAGTCGGGCGTGTACGGGTCGACCTTCTTCATGCTGACCGGCTTTCACGGTTTGCACGTGACGGTCGGTTCCATCATGCTGGCAGCGGTGCTCGGGCGCAGCTTGAAAGGGCATTTCACCCCTCAGAATCACTTCGCCTTCGAGGCCGTTGCCTGGTACTGGCACTTCGTCGACGTGGTGTGGCTGGGCTTGTTCATTTTCGTGTACATCATGTAA
- a CDS encoding cytochrome c oxidase assembly protein: MVTDDTSRATPKPRGSRTALWLGGLAALMFGFGFALAPLYSLLCDAVGIQSASADVARTVSGTEAPQARQVTVRFDTNVPADLPWEFSVDQPRLALHPGQMQEMTFHVRNRSNQTIVGRAIATVLPWQASAHFTKTECFCFQDQAVAPGESKELVVRFMVSPKLPDDIDALTLSYTFLRHAADPEHGPAPAPSNSKG; encoded by the coding sequence ATGGTCACCGACGACACCAGCCGCGCGACCCCCAAGCCGCGCGGAAGCCGCACCGCGCTGTGGCTGGGCGGCTTGGCGGCGCTGATGTTCGGCTTCGGCTTCGCGCTTGCGCCGCTGTACTCGTTGTTGTGCGACGCGGTCGGTATCCAGAGCGCGTCGGCCGACGTGGCTCGCACCGTGTCGGGCACCGAAGCGCCGCAGGCGCGGCAGGTGACAGTGCGTTTCGATACCAACGTGCCGGCCGACCTGCCGTGGGAATTCAGCGTCGACCAGCCGCGCCTGGCCCTGCATCCGGGCCAGATGCAGGAAATGACGTTCCACGTGCGCAATCGCTCCAACCAGACCATCGTCGGACGCGCCATCGCCACGGTGCTGCCGTGGCAGGCCTCTGCCCACTTTACCAAGACCGAGTGTTTCTGTTTCCAGGATCAAGCGGTCGCGCCGGGCGAGAGCAAGGAGTTGGTGGTGCGTTTCATGGTGTCGCCCAAACTGCCGGACGACATCGACGCGCTGACGCTTTCCTACACCTTCCTGCGCCACGCGGCGGATCCCGAACACGGGCCGGCGCCGGCGCCCTCCAACAGCAAGGGATGA
- a CDS encoding cytochrome c oxidase subunit 1: MSTAISLDHHDDHHALPHGWRRWLLSTNHKDIGTLYMIFACVMLFSGGLMAMLIRAELFMPGIQFLQPDLYNNLVTNHALIMVFGAVMPAAAGMANWMIPLMIGAPDMALPRMNNLSFWILVAGGIMLIMSVVVPFLPGGGTPVNTGWTLYPPLSLQVGMSMDLLIFTVHLLGVSSILASINIIVTLFNTRAPGMTLMKMPIFCWAWMVTAFLLILIMPALASGVTMLLFDRHFGTSFFNAAGGGDPVLFQHLFWFFGHPEVYVLLLPSMGIVAHIIPTFARKPLFGYTSMVGAMVSVGAIGMLVWAHHQYTIGMSLAAVTYFMIGTILISIPVGLMIVNFIATMWRGAMTFETPMLFSIAIIVLFTFAGMTGVMLAVIPGDIQYHDSYFVVAHFHYALIPGALFGLYAGTFFWLPKWTGHMYDEKLAKLFFWLTMVGFNLTFFPQHFLGLAGMPRRIVDYNLVFTEFNKMSSLGAFIFGISQILLPIIIIKCIRGGEKASDGVWEASNGLEWTLPSPPPFHSFTEPPVVK, encoded by the coding sequence ATGTCCACCGCCATTTCCCTCGACCATCACGATGACCACCATGCGCTGCCCCATGGCTGGCGGCGCTGGCTGCTGAGTACCAATCACAAGGACATCGGCACGCTCTACATGATTTTCGCCTGCGTCATGCTGTTCAGCGGTGGACTCATGGCAATGCTGATCCGCGCCGAGCTGTTCATGCCGGGCATCCAGTTCCTGCAGCCCGATCTGTACAACAACTTGGTCACCAATCACGCCTTGATCATGGTGTTCGGCGCGGTCATGCCGGCCGCGGCGGGCATGGCGAACTGGATGATTCCTCTCATGATCGGTGCGCCTGACATGGCCTTGCCGCGCATGAACAACTTGAGCTTCTGGATCCTGGTGGCGGGCGGAATCATGCTGATCATGTCGGTGGTGGTGCCATTCCTGCCGGGCGGCGGTACGCCGGTCAATACCGGCTGGACGCTCTATCCGCCATTGTCGCTGCAGGTCGGCATGTCGATGGACCTTCTGATCTTCACCGTGCACCTGCTCGGCGTGTCTTCGATTCTCGCCTCCATCAACATCATCGTGACCCTGTTCAACACCCGCGCGCCGGGCATGACCTTGATGAAGATGCCGATCTTCTGCTGGGCGTGGATGGTGACGGCGTTCCTGCTCATTCTCATCATGCCGGCGCTCGCCAGCGGCGTGACCATGCTGCTGTTCGACCGCCACTTCGGCACCAGCTTCTTCAATGCCGCCGGCGGCGGCGACCCGGTGCTGTTCCAGCACCTGTTCTGGTTCTTCGGCCATCCCGAGGTGTACGTGCTGCTGCTGCCGTCGATGGGCATCGTCGCGCACATCATCCCGACCTTCGCGCGCAAGCCGCTGTTCGGCTACACCTCGATGGTCGGCGCCATGGTGTCGGTGGGCGCTATCGGCATGCTGGTGTGGGCGCATCACCAGTACACCATCGGCATGTCGCTGGCGGCCGTCACCTATTTCATGATCGGCACCATCCTGATCTCGATACCGGTGGGCCTCATGATCGTGAATTTCATCGCCACCATGTGGCGTGGGGCGATGACCTTCGAGACGCCCATGCTGTTCTCGATCGCGATCATCGTGCTGTTCACGTTCGCCGGCATGACCGGCGTGATGCTGGCCGTGATCCCGGGTGACATCCAGTACCACGACAGCTATTTCGTGGTCGCGCACTTCCACTATGCCTTGATTCCGGGCGCCTTGTTCGGCCTGTATGCCGGCACCTTCTTCTGGTTGCCGAAATGGACCGGTCACATGTACGACGAGAAGCTCGCCAAGCTGTTCTTCTGGCTGACCATGGTGGGCTTCAACCTGACGTTCTTCCCCCAGCATTTCCTGGGGCTGGCGGGCATGCCGCGCCGTATCGTCGACTACAACCTGGTGTTCACCGAGTTCAACAAGATGTCGAGCCTTGGCGCGTTCATCTTCGGAATCAGCCAGATCCTGCTGCCCATCATCATCATCAAGTGCATACGCGGCGGTGAGAAGGCGAGCGACGGCGTGTGGGAAGCGTCCAATGGTCTCGAGTGGACCTTGCCTTCGCCGCCGCCTTTCCACAGCTTCACCGAACCGCCGGTGGTGAAATAA
- the coxB gene encoding cytochrome c oxidase subunit II, whose translation MRLGGRLRHIGRACAGLLAGGLSSSAFAEMRYNFPEPASAGARDIYDIHMLTMRITFVLLLIVYAVICYSLFVHRKSRGAVPDQKFHLGTFGRWAWVMVPVLVLGVDLSIAGSAEKVLHSLWLVPKDKDMLEIKVVGHQWWWEFEYLDQKLTVESRALPPEKAGDLYLRDVDNRLVLPTNTKIRFLHTSADVNHAFWVPELGMKKDAIAGYVTETWATIDREGVFRGQCAELCGTWHARMPIVVEAVSNDRFNTWLAEQHKVAEAAAAEASADKVWSKDDLMERGRNAYNKNCAACHQLDGKGLPPAFPPIVAGLPFPAAPALTKPLEERGFLKDGKVVMGTVASHLDIILHGIAGTAMQPWGQLNNLDVAAITTYERNAWGNDTGDVVQPADVEKARAAQASAAAH comes from the coding sequence ATGCGTCTAGGGGGACGGTTGCGTCATATCGGGCGCGCCTGCGCGGGATTGCTGGCAGGCGGGCTCTCATCATCCGCCTTCGCCGAGATGCGCTACAACTTTCCGGAACCGGCCAGTGCCGGTGCCCGCGATATCTACGATATCCACATGCTCACGATGCGCATCACGTTCGTGCTGCTGCTCATCGTTTACGCCGTTATCTGCTACTCGCTGTTCGTGCATCGCAAGAGCCGCGGCGCGGTGCCGGATCAGAAATTCCACCTCGGCACTTTCGGTCGCTGGGCGTGGGTGATGGTGCCGGTGCTGGTGCTGGGCGTGGACCTGTCGATTGCCGGCAGCGCCGAGAAAGTCCTGCATTCGCTGTGGCTGGTGCCGAAAGACAAGGACATGCTGGAAATCAAGGTGGTCGGCCACCAGTGGTGGTGGGAATTCGAATACCTCGACCAGAAACTCACGGTGGAAAGCCGCGCGCTGCCGCCGGAGAAGGCCGGCGACCTCTACCTGCGCGATGTCGACAACCGCCTGGTGCTGCCGACCAACACCAAGATCCGCTTCCTGCATACCTCGGCCGACGTCAATCACGCATTCTGGGTGCCGGAGCTCGGCATGAAGAAGGATGCGATTGCCGGTTATGTGACCGAGACCTGGGCGACCATCGATCGCGAAGGCGTGTTCCGCGGCCAATGCGCGGAACTATGCGGCACCTGGCATGCGCGCATGCCCATCGTGGTCGAGGCGGTGAGCAACGATCGCTTCAATACCTGGCTGGCGGAACAGCATAAGGTGGCCGAGGCCGCGGCCGCCGAGGCCAGCGCCGACAAGGTGTGGAGCAAGGACGACCTCATGGAGCGCGGCCGCAACGCCTACAACAAGAACTGCGCAGCCTGCCATCAGCTCGACGGCAAGGGGCTGCCACCGGCCTTCCCGCCGATCGTGGCGGGGCTGCCGTTCCCGGCTGCGCCGGCCTTGACCAAGCCTCTCGAGGAACGCGGCTTCCTCAAGGACGGCAAGGTGGTGATGGGGACGGTTGCCAGCCACCTGGACATCATCCTGCATGGCATCGCCGGGACCGCCATGCAGCCTTGGGGCCAGCTCAACAATCTCGACGTCGCCGCCATCACCACCTACGAACGCAACGCGTGGGGCAATGACACTGGTGACGTGGTGCAGCCCGCCGACGTGGAAAAGGCGCGCGCCGCGCAGGCCAGCGCCGCGGCGCATTGA